The nucleotide window AGGAAGAGATGCGGGTGCTTCCACCAAAACCACCTCCATGCACGCTGAAGGCTTTATGCGGAAAGCCTGACGAACTGCCCCGACTCTTGGTGATTATAGACTTTGAAGTCACGGTCTTGGGACCTTTCGAGGTCGTTGAGCGAACTGAGACCGACATGGTGGCTGGATATTGAGATGAGATGAACCCAGAGAGGACACTACAGGAAACTGTTAGAGTTGTCCTGCCGAGGATGGCACAAATGATCCCGGCTTTGACCTCTTATAGAGATGGAGATCCAGGGCGGCTCCTACACTATGTGGGTAGGTGAGGGAGGttgggtgtgtgtgagatttTGTGTGTGCCAGACCCAGCTGTCACCACCAGCAGAGTTGAAATGTAAAGACCAGTGTTCAGGCTCCACCCTAGTGAGGAAACTGCAAAAGAATTTTGTACTCCTGAGAAATACTCACCCTTCAGACTACAATGGAGGGAGTGCAATGAGACAACTAGGCTTTCGACAcacactgtgtgtgtatgtatctgtgtgtgtgtgtgtgtgtgtgtgtgtgtgtgtgtgtgtgtgttaatgttcAAGTGCTTTGTGCCAGTGGAGGAATCCCTTTGACCGTTAGAGGCAGAAATAGGAGGCTCAGCCTGTCATAAAAGGATATTTTATAAATTCACCATTTTAATAAAGAAGGATTTGGCTGACAGGTAGATCCCTGAGGTGATGTGAGATCATCTGAGACAGTTTCACCACCCATTTACAGGTCATCTGCTTGATTACTTAGATGACCAGTttgattattttctttttatattatttaattgtatttaattaaaaaaaggttaattgtaattgtatttatattttatttcatgtaaatAGTGCATGTGTGCTGGGGTGTAAGTACAGAGAAATTGTACTGAAATTGGCATTTTTAGGGGAAAAGTGCAAAGATTTACACTTTAAGTAGTTAAAACTAAACagtaaacttttaaaaaattttATTTTCTTGAGCATTGGTTATAATTAAAACCTGTGTGGTGGGGAAAAAgataaatattgaaatattttcttACATGAAAGAATCTCAAAGTTGTGCTTAGTTACACTTAATCATGGTTTTATTACAAGGGTGCATACATGTGTTTCATTAATATGTAGGCTACATTTTCTTAGTTTCCTTGTAATAAAACTTATTTTCTGTATATCTgcatctgagagagagagagagagagagagagagagagagagagagagagagagagagagagagagagagagagagagagagagagttgttatttcgcacaaggtggcgctgtgaGCGCACAAGATTCAGCTACTGCCAtccattattaattaattatattagcATAGATTCAACGAATGAGAACAgatgaaaaattaaaaattgtGTATTTGCATTGTGAAAGACGTAGTTACTTTAAATAAAAGTCTCTAAATACAACTCTTTAGGTGTGGTCAAAAAGTGTAATTTGGTGTAGGCCTAGCCTATAGCAAGcttaaaatgtctaaaaacttatttttttattatctgtTTGTAGATTCGTTCTAGCAGTATTGAAAATGTACTACCTGTGAAAATACTAATCTCCAAAAGGCAAAAGCTATCGTTCATCCTTGCCTAATTGTAACCTAATCATTTACTTTCATACACTAGAGGGCGCTGGGCGCACATTTGATTCAATAGCAGCGCTGATCCCCGCAGCTCTCGCCGGGTGCGGTGGCGTGCGCCTGTAATCCAAGCTGCTGGGAGGCTGAGGCTGGCGGATCGCTTGAGCTCAGGGGTTCTGGGCTGCCGTGGACAATGTCGATCGGGTGTCCCTGCTAAGTTCGGTATCGATATGGTGTTCCTGGGGGAGCCCGGGACCACCAGGTCGTCTAAGGAGGGGTGAACCGGCCCAGGTCGGCGACGGAGCAGGTCAAATCCCCCGTGCCGATCAGTAGTGGGATCGCGCTTGTGAATAGACACTGCAGTGCAGCCTGAGCGATACAGCGAGACTCGGTCTTTTGTGTGCAAAGCTGTTCTGTGGGTGGTATCTGTCACAAATCTCAGCAACAAccaaatgcacacaaaataaaaccttTACTGGCCACATTTAACTCCAGGCCAGTCTTTATTTGGTTCAGTGACGTTATGTTTTTGTCaagaacattaatttattttcaaattatttGATAAATTCATGTCATATATCAATGTATTCTCTAAAAAAACTTTTtggggagatttttttttttttttactacatttattattattattattattattattattattattattattattattattattattattattatttaattattttgaacCCACAAATGGCGGGTGGTGCAACTGAACAAATTAAATTGGTGtgccataaataaataaaaatgaaaactaaatAATATGGCATAATTTTAGGTTTGAACCCTTTCATTTCAACAGATTTGATAAATATCAGTTGTTTTAAAGATGCTGAGATCATTAGGAAAACTTTTGTCCAGCCATTTGTATATTCTCAAATAGctcttttattatttaataaataaaataacattcaaTTAAGGTAATAACAGTAAAAACGATAATGCATCATCCAGAGGAGCCCAACCGATTGTTGGGTTATGAAAGGTTTTGTAGATTGCTCTCAAATACTATCAAAATCTGCTAATTTCAAGTATTTGGTACAATTTCCATGTCAGGTGGTGCAGCTACAGTATACAACTATTTGATAgtacataaaatacatttacattttttaatcatttttttaaacattttatttaaaagaaacaaactattattttagattttagaaAAATCATATAGTACACATTGAATAATCTAACCAGTTgaaaatatataggctatataatgcaaatgattcattcattgAAATGAATTCATCTTGACTCTGGGATGCTGATGAGATaaaactgatgaggaagattatttaAAAGGCAATCTTTAGTCACAGCAATGATAGTCCTGCAAGGGGATGACTTCGCAGCCTTagctaaattaagtatacatgatactatagtaataatctgagatgtcatcgctgcAGAATTTCAACGGTATCAACATTTACTCCATATGACAATATTAGGTCTCATGTATGATTACGGAGATGAGTGGGTCCTGATACATGTTGCCTTattccaatagagtttagaatgtctctaaatgtcAATCCCAATgggtctttttcattgtctacatggacattaaaatcaccaacaattaAGACTTTATTTGCAGCCAGTACTAACTCTGATAGAAAgtcagcaaattctttgataaagtctatATATACAGTAGTCAGCACAAATGTCAAAcaggatttatcatttacattaTAACATTACTTAAAGCACCAAcactttaaattaattatatttgaaactatagacttctgagtaatatggaaggtattattatattaaatcaacacctccccctttacgtTTCAGATGCGGCTTGTGTTAATAACAATAATCTTGGCTAATTTAAAGTAATGCAATCATCAGgtttttagccaggtttctgtcaaacacagcacacaaCATTATCTGTAATCATATCATTAACAATAAGCACTTTTGGGGAAAGGGATTGAATATTTAGCAGCCTGAGCTTTATCATCTCTTATTCTGCATAACATCTGTTGTgcatttgttggacatcaattacatttttagcgttaaatatttttgatgttttaaaaaaaaatgtctctatCCGATAATATCTAGGTCTGTACGTGTTGAGATTTATCTGACTTCTGTGatgtgagacagctagcagacagTCTGTCTGCTTCCTAATCTGGTCCCCGGTTTGTCAAGATGTAGCTCTAAGAATGTGCTAAATTACTAGAATGAAGAGCAGCACCAGGAAGGATTGATACCACGGGGATATTAATAGCACTGCGGATTCAGTTCCCTTGATCCTTCTGATGGCCTGAGGCAACATCGCGATCGGGGGAAAAGCATACAGTAGGTGTCTTGGCCAGGGTTGGGCCAGCGCATCCTTGTGTTTGGTGAAATATATTGAGCAGTGAGCATTGTTGTAGTAGTTCGTGTAAatgaaggaagaggacacaagGGTTGACTCGACTGCTGACGGATATATTTATACTCAAAAACTCCACAACATCCACACAACAACGTGGGACTCTTATTATGAACAACTCCTTGTAAACACTTCCGGGTTACTGGCTTCCGGTTTCCTCTCGTGCTTCTCTCGCGTCCGCAGTCCTTTTCTCTCgtcagcagtccgtctctcGTCAGCTTCCGTCTCTCTTCATTTGTGGGTGAAGGGACCATTCCCCTGGGGGAATGCCGCCTCTGGATAACATATGCGGACCCAGATTCAGGATGCCTGGCACGTGAGCCACTCTCAAGGAGCTcaggttgtgctctgcccaAAAAAGGAGGTGTTTTGCCATGGAGTGTAGAGCGGCTGATTTCAGACCACCCTGGCGATTTATATAGTCTACATCTGACATGTTGTCCGAATGAAGCAGGATGTGGTGACCCTTTTTGTACGGAAGGAAAGTTCTCAGCGATAGAATTACCACtttcatctctagacagtttatgtgcagccTTTTCACTGATTCTGCCCATTGGCCAGAGACCGGCTTGCCCTCATGTATAGCGCACCATCCTAAGCTGGTCGCGTCTGTCGAGACCACTTTCCGTTTTGTAATTGTACCCATCATTACGCCTGTCTGGTACCAGGCAGTCGCTTTCCAAGGAGCCAGAGCTTTGACACAGCTGCGGTTCACTTTGATGCGAAACTGACCTGATCACCATGCATGAACCGGAACGCGGGGTTTCAGCCAGTGTTGAAAGGGGCGCATATGCAATAGACCCAGTTTGAGTACTGTTGATGCTAAGGCCATAAGACCTAGCATCCTCTGAAAACGTTTGAGAGGAACGCAAGCACCAGGTTTGAATGACTTCACCATGCTCTGAACGGAGAGGGCATGCTGAGACGTAAGGTGCGCTCTTATCTGTATTGAGTCTATGACCATCCCCAGGAAAGAGATTTTCTGGGTTGAAGACATCGAGCTCTTAGCGGtattgatcctgagacccaaacATTCTAAATCTGGGGTGTCAAACTcagttcctggagggccacagccctgcagagtttagctccaactctgTTCCAACACATACCTCTAGTTTTCAAATAACCCTGAAGGACTTGATTCTGGATCAGGTGCGTTTAATTAGGGTTAAAGCTACACTCTGCAGGgctgtggccctccaggaactgAGTTTGACACCCCTGTTCTAAATGGTTGAGGAGCCAGGACCTGTTGGTTATCAACTGTGTCTCTGACTGGGCTATAACAAGCCAGTTGTTGAGGTAGTTGAGTATACACATCCCTCTTTGCCTTAGACCTGAGCTAGACCTGCGTCCATGCACTTGGTAAAAGTGCGAGGTGCCAGGGATAACCCGAACGGCATGActgtgtactgataagcctgaccctcgaaggcgaatctcaagaatggcctgtggtgGGGGGCTATCTGAACGTGAAAGTATGCATCTTACAGATCGACAGTGAAAAACCAATCCGCCGGGCGAATGTGCGTGAGGATTTGTCTCACTTTCAGCATCTTGAACGAGCGCGTCATAAGCGTTTTGTTCAGATGTCTAGGATGGGTCTGAGACCGCCATCCTTTTTCGAGACGAGGAAGTAGCGACTGTAAAAGCCTGACTCGCTTATTGTCGGGTGTACGGTTTCCACTGTCTGACTTACGCTGCTTCTCACCGAGATCTCGACCACAGAGCGAAAGCGCGGGGGTCTGCGAGCGAACTGTTGCGAGTAACCTCGTTTTattatgttcaacacccaatttGATATTCCCGGAATGGCCTATCAGGCCTGGGCTTGTGAACTTTGGCGTCAATttgcgccgcgttaaccaatgaggagcctgcttgctgctgtcacgtggtaaaGTGATGTGATgagcagtgatgccagtaacgcgttacatagtaacgcgttactctaatctgactacttttttccagtaacgagtaatctaacgcgttactatttccaaaccagtaatcagattaaagttacttatccaagtcactgtgagttactattttagtcattttcctttgtaaaaaccgacagcttatcaaagttCTCAGCCCGAGGGCTGGAGCCgtggcaactgctgaatgtaactaataaagtaacttgtaatctaacttagttacttttaaaatcaagtaatctgtaaagtaactaagttactttttaaaggagtaatcagtaatcagtaatcagattactttttcaaagtaactgtggcaacactggtgatgagaaaccctgcatataatttaaaaataccgTTATTTTGCCACTAAATGTAGTTTcaatgcttttcagttgataatgtaattgtttaaagctaaaatatgtggtttacttataaagacagtgcctatttaaaaataatactcttgcgtttttggagttgtgagatccagcGATCACCGGGCACTCAGCACTcgttaaccccggcgagagcagcctttcctcggccagtCCTTCTTGCGTTTGCCGCTGGCTCGGATGTCTTTTGTAGAGGTTAAACATGACAAATAATTTGTCTTGTGTACATATAATGGGCGAGCTTTGGTCCAATTAATCTGATGTTgcctaccaaatcattttgactgagGGCAAAGGGAAGTTTCATAAcgctatattttatttaaatatgcatatgcagtgaagataatccaggtagtgcgttggctgaaccacatgtgtggctgttaatgcttaatatatatttttttgaaaatgaaaagaggcagagtggtgttttaGGACATATTTCACCTGGAGCGCCTTTAACGCGAGTCTATTTCGCTTCAAATGCTCGATTTCTATACGCGTCCAATTTGCTGCGGATGcgtgaatggattcaaaatgtccACGCGTCAAACTAGACACGGTAGACGCGATTTTGATGCTCAattcgcgtttggtgtgaacgcagcgTTAGTCTCAACCAAGCGGTAACCTCCCacaatctctcttgaagccaatacagaagaactgtaaactgcaattcatagACTGGCCACTAAGGACAGGCTCCagatgttaaaattcccaaatttacagcagaaaaaacatgtttacagcctggtacaaattttggttttggtctatacggctaattttgaccttcatgacaactgtgaggggggtgaacttttttataactcattcattcacgttatataaagccttaaagttctgcataattaagagcGCGgttactttgattgacaggtggaaagctatttatctgccgtctatagtcattgcgtcaccgcCCActtcccgcctttttgcccattttctgttatctgggagtGACTCACAATGATGCGctggcaagatggcaacgcccagctcgcccctactttaaacttcagaacggcttatcggaatcctatgggtgacatcacggacactacgtccatatttttttacagtctatggtctcaACACCCCTTTATACTATTCGGTATACTTCTATTCACATAGTTGCATATTTTCTTTTCTCAGCTGCAACAATTATCTCTACAACATATAACCTTTATTTTCTTAAGATTCCTGACTCTGCTGAAGAGATTATTCTGTCCTTTTTTTGACAGCAGATCTTTCCTATGATAATGTTCACTTTTAAGTCTTAGTGGACAGGATATCCTAACTGATCTTGTAACTGTTCCATGGACACCTGCAAAAGATGACCTCTGTTTATTCTTAAAGTTCCCATCTCAGTTTCTACTTGTTACAATCTTGAATGGTGTTGATgtttcttcctgaactgttccAGTGGTCTTTGAAGTCCTAATCCACACTTTCTGTTAAGGGGTggatttcccaaaagcatcgccCCAGAGGAAAAGAAAATCTGAAAAGAGTTTCATTTATTTCTCCTAGACAACTTTAAGATCCATATGACACCAAACTGAGACAAAGGTTTATTTCTCTTGTGTCTCAGGCTTTTCTCTGGAGCAATAAGATGCACTAAATCTCAATTTAGTCTCCTTTTAAGTTtcagaagagatctcaacaagCTCTAATATAATGCTCAGAGTTTCTCAACTTCTGTGTCTCTTTGTGATCTCAGACAGAGAAATCAGAGAGTTCTCTCCATGAACTCAATATACTCTCATCCCAGCTTCAATTCATGCATCTCATGCTTAACTCAGATAGAGCAAAGGAAGAGATTTCCACAAGTGCTTATTGAATTCTCAGACTTGGATCACTTGGTTGTTTCATATATATGATAtccacatgttttttttaaatataatgtattactgtatgaataaattaattgtaCATCTTTTGTTTTAGGCTGCAaagaccctcttcttttaaattattttctatAAATGATTTGAAATATTTCACTGCATGTAATtcagtaaaataattttattaaccACACAAAACGcgttgtaaaataaaaaaagagtaatTTATTGGTAACTTGAGAGCAAAGAAATTATAATTTCAACATTTCAGATGTATCAAAGTTTAACTGCCAAAAACTCATAtcattaataaaattaatgttGTATATTCAGATGTATGCATCTTCTCATGTTAGCCCCAAAGTGACCTTTTTGTATGACAATAGGTTGAACTAGAACAGTTGAGATGGCATCACAGTAACTGCGGTTACTCAATGCAATCTGTAATTTgtgctttcttttcttttattctTGCAGCTTACGTCATGCACTGTAGTGCACTGGATGGTTGGACACCGGTTGAAAAAAGTAAGGTCAAAAAAGCCTTCATAAACTAATGCCGCATCAGGGCCACAACACTGTAAATATCGGATgggacacacagagacatttgttaaaatgacaatgttcaCAAAAAGTCCTTTTTTTTCAAATGATGTATGTTGGCGTCAGAGACTCTGTGCTTCTCTCGCGTCCGCAGTAACAGAGAGTTTATTGAAACAGAGAGTTTATTGTTGTGGAATATACACAGTGTATGCTctgtaaaataaattacattttcgaGAATGTGTCCCCCATGTGTTTtgcaacattttaaatgttagtCCATACGTGTTatgtaaagaaaacaaaacacacataaGAAATTGTTGAAAGTACTTTTATTTTCAGAGACagttttttttcacacaaaaacacaacagtGAGTGTCTTTAGATACTTTTAAAATAACACTTGTTTCCTTGTTCGTTGTCATATCACAAATGATGTGCAttaacatttgttttaaattcagtgtgtgcatgtgtttgaACACTGTCGCACAAAGCTCTGCCGTTAGTAAGTACGGTGTGAAGTGGTGGTTTGCTTTATTTGGATTGTTGGTCCACCAGTTGTGGTCGTGTGGGAACCCCCTGTGGAAACAGTGTGAGATCCACCGGATGAGCCAGAGTGAGATCCAGCTGAGGAAACAGAGTGAGATCCACCAAAGGAGACAGAGTGAGATCCACCTGAGACTGAGATAGATCCCCCTGAAAGGCAAAAGAGAAAGAGTCATGCTTAATGTAAAACATGCCTGAAACTGACCATACCAATAATAGGCAAAGATAGATTTTAATTACCTGGTATTTGAGTCCTGGAAGAGTaggaggaagaagaaaaaaatgagtGAAGCCATTCCATGACAAGATAATGTAACATGATCCATTGAGCATCACTGtttttaatttgcattaaatttGATAAATAAATGGACTTACTTGATGTCCTGATTTTCCAGGAGGCTTCTGTAGGTGGCGATCTCCTGCTCCAGACGGCTCTTGATGTCCAGCAACATGGCGTAATCGCGTCCCTGTTGCTCAATGCTAGCCCGCATTTGACTCAGCTCACATTCCAGCATGTTGATTTGGTTCTGGTAGCCTGCTAGCATAGAGCTGTACCTATTCTCTGTTTCTGCCAATGAGTTCTCCAGCGCCCCTTTCTGTTTAAACAATGAAGTCAAGCACAAAGATCTTAATAAAGCATGTTTGGTCTGATTTCTTCAAGTCTTATGTCACTGTTTCCTGCCTTTGAGAGTTATCGCACTCTACAGTCCACTTGTGTCTCACCATGCTGAGTTGAGACTGTAGCTCAATCTCCAGACTCTGCAAAGTGTTTCTGAGCTCTGTGATCTGTGACCTGGTGGTTTGTATGATTTCTGTGCTCTGGGCCACCTCTTTGGTCAATGGTGCCGTCTAAAAGAGAGACAAAAACACCATACATCACAATCCAGGCAATACTTCAAGTGACAAGCTGGAAtaatcaaattaaacaaattagttcagtATTTCAGTAATAActagtatttagaactttctttttctttagagttctcaaaactgacacattttaagtaaccttaattgttttgagttttatgaacttgtttcttttaatttagactaacttaaatttaaccaaaactgggctgggatttctatttccaGCATTTTTTGCATGACACTCAAAAcaaacagtagcctaaatgccaaaagtatatatatatttgtaagcTTACTCAAATTAGCCTACTTAAATATGTCAAGTTCAGAGAAATTTAAATGTATGATTACAAAATAGAAATCTGCTTACttaaacatttcttaactttaaAAATTGAGATAACTGATTGACTTATTCTGGTTTACAGTGTGGTTTATTATTCAGTCAAATGAGGGGCTTTAATGTATAAAGGCAAAGTATATTTTACAACCAACAGATTTAATGAGACAGAAGAGGTCTTACCTGGTTTTTAAACCATTCTTCCTGTTCCCTGCGGTGTTTCGTTATGATGGTTTCGTAATGAGCACGAATATCCTCCAGAACCTTGTTCAGGTCTTGCTGAGGAGCAGCATCAACCTCTACGTTCACTGTGCCTGTCAGCTGAGACCTCAGAGCAGCCAGCtcctataatataatataatataatataatataatataatataatataatataatataatataatataatataatatacaaaaatgtaatgatCAGTCTTTGATGAAATGTATCAGAAATGCATCAGATCAGATTCTTTGTATGAAACTTCTACAAACCTCCTGGTGGTTCTTCTTCATGAAGGCCAGCTCTTCCAGCAGACTCTTGATCTGACTCTCCAGGTCAGCCTTTGTCAGGTTGGTCTGGTCCAGCAAGCGACGCAGGTTAGCGATGTCGGACTCCACGCACTGGCGCATCATCACTTCAtgctcaaatctgattggtggagaggtcACACAGGGTATTAAACTCACCAATCAATGTTTAAACAGTTTGGGATCTGTaggacttttaaaaatgctttttttaaaaaaaaattttttaagtCTCATATGTTCACCaatgttgcatttatttgattcaaataattgatattttagtttttactttagtttatatatacatatacaaacaCTTATGTCTAAGTTAGTGGTCAACACTGTTTAACTTACTTCATCCTGAAGTCATCAGCAGCCAGTTTAGAGTTGTCGATCTGCAGGAGGATGTTGGCGTTGTGGATGGTAGCATTTTTAATCTGAAAGGTAGAATATtgatatattaattaaatacattagaGCATATAAAGATACAGATCATCAGAACGTGAAGTGATTATCTGCAGTCTGTTTTTAGCTTTATGCAAAGAAATGTCATTAGAATGTTCTACTCATGTGTCATTCAGAGATCACTGTACCTTGTCCTTCAGGTCCTTGATGGTGTTCCAGTAGGCGCTGTAGTCTCTCTGTGCAATCGGCCCCTTCTTATCATAGTACTCGCGGATCTGCCTCTCCAGAGCGGCATTGGCAACTTCCAGGGAGCGCACCTTCTCGAGGTAGGACGCCAGACGGTCGTTCAGGTTCTGCATGGTGGCCTTCTCATTCAGCTGGAAGTCCCCAGTGCCGCCTCCAGCCATTAAGCCTCCTGTATATCCTCCTCCACCAAGTACTCCACCGTATCCTCCACCGAATCCTCCACCATATCCTCCACCGTATCCTCCACCATATCCTCCACCGTGCCCTCCACCGTATCCTCCACCAAAACCGCATCCTCTACCACCACCTCCAATTCTGGAATGCAGCAAGGAGGAAGAGATGCGGGTGCTTCCACCAAAACCACCTCCATGCACGCTGAAGGCTTTATGCGGAAAGCCTGACGAACTGCCCCGACTCTTGGTGATTATAGACTTTGAAGTCACGGTCCTGGGACCTTTGGAGGTCACTGAGCGAACTGAGACCGACATGGTGGCTGGATATTGAGATGAGATGAACCCAGAGAGGACACTACAGGAAACTGTTAGAGTTGTCCTGCCGAGGATGG belongs to Pseudorasbora parva isolate DD20220531a chromosome 22, ASM2467924v1, whole genome shotgun sequence and includes:
- the LOC137057826 gene encoding keratin, type I cytoskeletal 13-like; the protein is MSVSVRSVTSKGPRTVTSKSIITKSRGSSSGFPHKAFSVHGGGFGGSTRISSSLLHSRIGGGGRGCGFGGGYGGGHGGGYGGGYGGGYGGGFGGGYGGVLGGGGYTGGLMAGGGTGDFQLNEKATMQNLNDRLASYLEKVRSLEVANAALERQIREYYDKKGPIAQRDYSAYWNTIKDLKDKIKNATIHNANILLQIDNSKLAADDFRMKFEHEVMMRQCVESDIANLRRLLDQTNLTKADLESQIKSLLEELAFMKKNHQEELAALRSQLTGTVNVEVDAAPQQDLNKVLEDIRAHYETIITKHRREQEEWFKNQTAPLTKEVAQSTEIIQTTRSQITELRNTLQSLEIELQSQLSMKGALENSLAETENRYSSMLAGYQNQINMLECELSQMRASIEQQGRDYAMLLDIKSRLEQEIATYRSLLENQDIKTQIPGGSISVSGGSHSVSFGGSHSVSSAGSHSGSSGGSHTVSTGGSHTTTTGGPTIQIKQTTTSHRTY